The Pseudomonas sp. TH06 genome has a window encoding:
- a CDS encoding DUF1631 domain-containing protein produces MHNDGKVVPLHKAATDQANHSPLARLPVILLQVRDKAAQQLRHGLQELFDNADDTLFEMADRARNDVEQNIFFEAMRDLRLKRKNIERGFLEQFFEAFVSLTQYDPVHNTLPRPLVYEESAPRTDDMERNVAVETMVGRVHKRDGFALDQLTARLAALLGNTLDDQHNPLGPAMLCEYFLQAGRNLGVEIKVKLILLKLFERYVLADTEQLYAEANQLLSATGVLPELKPAPARRAIDRAAAAISREENDDPPPADEGVQEVFAALQELLLHVRGSVAPTLEPSAAAQPITTRDLLRLLSHLQQYVPTLAAQDDFDLRNQLEQLLTRVSVKSGKSRIVGGADEDVINLIAMVFDCILEDHNVPDSLKALIARLQIPMLKVAVLDKSFFSRSSHPARRLLNEIADAAMGWGDCDGEARDSLYLRIEQVVQRLLTDFVDDPAIFSELLADFLAFTSDERRRSELLEQRLRDAEEGRAKTELARRRVELALNQALLGKVLPPSVVTFVQNAWSKVLLLTCLKHGDQSAEWQADMQTMEQLIWSVQRHDDADAGLRLLALVPGLLKSLRDGLSSSAFDPFATSEFFSELEALHVRVMEPSIEVEGATPTPMIEVSQQIVLQTTEEGAMAPRLSDDSAGLQQVDQLRVGSWVAFQEDDENTLRCKLAAIIEATGKYVFVDRTGMKVRERSRIGLALEFQRGAARALDDTLLFDRALESVLGNLRRLNHAK; encoded by the coding sequence ATGCACAACGACGGGAAAGTAGTGCCTTTGCACAAGGCCGCTACGGATCAGGCGAATCACTCGCCGCTCGCCCGCCTGCCTGTGATTCTGCTTCAGGTTCGCGACAAGGCCGCTCAACAGTTACGCCACGGTTTGCAGGAACTGTTCGATAACGCCGATGACACCCTGTTTGAAATGGCTGACCGGGCGCGCAACGACGTCGAACAGAACATCTTTTTCGAAGCCATGCGCGATCTGCGCCTCAAGCGCAAAAACATCGAGCGCGGTTTTCTCGAACAATTCTTCGAAGCCTTTGTCAGCCTCACGCAATACGATCCCGTACACAACACGCTGCCGCGCCCGTTGGTGTATGAAGAGTCGGCGCCACGCACCGATGACATGGAGCGCAACGTGGCGGTGGAGACCATGGTCGGCCGCGTGCACAAGCGTGACGGCTTCGCCCTCGATCAACTGACTGCGCGACTAGCCGCCCTGCTCGGCAACACACTGGACGATCAGCACAACCCGCTCGGCCCGGCGATGCTTTGTGAGTATTTCCTCCAGGCCGGGCGCAATCTCGGCGTCGAGATCAAGGTCAAGTTGATCCTGCTCAAACTGTTCGAGCGCTATGTACTGGCCGACACCGAGCAACTGTATGCCGAAGCCAATCAGCTGCTCAGCGCCACCGGTGTGCTGCCCGAGCTGAAACCGGCACCGGCACGGCGCGCGATTGATCGTGCGGCCGCCGCCATCAGTCGCGAAGAAAACGACGACCCGCCGCCAGCCGACGAAGGGGTGCAGGAGGTCTTCGCCGCGTTACAGGAATTGTTGTTGCATGTGCGTGGCAGCGTCGCGCCGACCCTCGAACCGAGTGCGGCCGCCCAGCCAATCACCACCCGCGACCTGCTGCGCCTGCTCTCGCATTTGCAGCAATATGTGCCGACGCTGGCGGCGCAGGACGACTTTGATCTGCGCAATCAGCTCGAACAATTGCTGACGCGGGTCAGCGTCAAAAGTGGCAAGTCGCGAATCGTCGGTGGTGCAGACGAAGACGTGATCAACCTGATCGCCATGGTCTTCGACTGCATTCTCGAAGACCACAATGTGCCGGACTCGCTCAAGGCACTGATCGCCCGCTTGCAGATTCCGATGCTCAAGGTCGCGGTGCTCGATAAAAGCTTTTTCAGTCGCAGCAGCCACCCGGCGCGTCGGCTGCTCAATGAAATCGCCGATGCGGCCATGGGTTGGGGCGATTGCGACGGTGAGGCGCGTGACAGCCTTTATCTGCGCATCGAACAAGTGGTGCAGCGCCTGCTCACCGATTTTGTCGATGATCCGGCGATTTTTTCCGAGCTGCTGGCGGACTTTCTCGCCTTCACCAGTGACGAACGCCGTCGCAGTGAACTGCTGGAGCAGCGACTGCGTGATGCCGAAGAGGGCCGGGCGAAAACCGAACTGGCGCGGCGGCGAGTCGAACTGGCGTTGAATCAGGCGCTGTTGGGCAAAGTCCTGCCACCGTCAGTCGTGACATTTGTACAGAACGCCTGGAGCAAGGTGTTGCTGCTGACCTGTCTCAAGCATGGCGACCAGTCCGCCGAGTGGCAGGCAGATATGCAAACCATGGAACAATTGATCTGGAGTGTGCAACGTCATGACGACGCGGACGCCGGCCTGCGTTTGCTGGCGCTGGTGCCGGGTTTGCTCAAGTCGCTGCGTGATGGCTTGAGCAGTTCGGCATTCGATCCGTTTGCGACCAGTGAATTCTTCAGTGAATTGGAAGCGCTGCATGTGCGCGTTATGGAGCCGTCCATAGAGGTTGAAGGGGCCACGCCGACGCCAATGATCGAGGTGTCGCAGCAGATCGTATTGCAAACCACCGAAGAGGGCGCGATGGCGCCGCGTCTGTCTGATGACAGTGCGGGCCTGCAACAGGTCGATCAATTGCGTGTGGGCAGTTGGGTGGCGTTTCAGGAAGATGACGAAAACACCCTGCGCTGCAAGCTGGCGGCGATCATCGAGGCCACCGGCAAATACGTGTTTGTCGACCGCACCGGGATGAAAGTGCGCGAGCGCAGCCGCATCGGTCTGGCCCTGGAATTCCAGCGCGGTGCGGCGCGTGCGCTGGATGATACCTTGCTGTTCGACCGCGCCCTGGAGTCGGTTTTGGGCAATCTGCGGCGACTCAATCACGCCAAGTGA
- a CDS encoding TatD family hydrolase, translated as MELIDSHTHLDFPDFDADRSALLAESRALGVRRMVVLGVYEGNWQRVWDLVQSDADLYAAFGLHPVYLDQHRPEDLQALGDWLTRLRGHRQLCAVGEIGLDYFIETLDRERQQALFDAQLQLAVDFNLPALIHVRRSHAAVIATLKRFGLKRAGIIHAFAGSREEAREYIKLGFKLGLGGAPTWPQALRMHRVLADLPLDSIVLETDSPDMAPAMFPGQRNSPAHLPAICAALAQIMNITPEQLAAASTANSCAVFGW; from the coding sequence GTGGAGCTGATCGACAGCCACACTCACCTGGACTTCCCCGACTTCGACGCCGATCGCTCGGCGTTGCTCGCCGAAAGCCGCGCCCTCGGGGTGCGGCGAATGGTGGTGTTGGGTGTCTACGAGGGTAACTGGCAACGAGTGTGGGACCTGGTGCAGAGCGACGCGGACTTGTACGCAGCGTTCGGTTTGCACCCGGTGTATCTCGATCAGCATCGACCCGAAGACTTGCAAGCACTCGGCGACTGGCTGACGCGTTTGCGCGGTCATCGACAGTTGTGTGCGGTGGGCGAGATCGGTCTGGATTACTTTATCGAAACCCTCGACCGCGAGCGGCAACAGGCGCTGTTCGACGCGCAGTTGCAACTGGCGGTGGATTTCAATTTGCCGGCGCTGATCCATGTCCGCCGCAGTCACGCCGCAGTGATTGCCACACTCAAGCGCTTCGGGCTCAAACGCGCCGGGATCATCCACGCGTTTGCCGGCAGCCGTGAAGAGGCGCGCGAGTACATCAAACTCGGTTTCAAACTCGGCCTGGGAGGCGCGCCGACCTGGCCGCAGGCGCTGCGCATGCATCGGGTTTTGGCGGATTTGCCGCTGGATTCGATTGTGCTGGAAACCGACTCACCGGACATGGCGCCGGCGATGTTCCCCGGCCAGCGCAACAGCCCGGCGCACCTGCCGGCGATCTGTGCGGCGCTGGCGCAAATCATGAATATCACCCCCGAACAACTGGCCGCTGCCAGCACCGCCAACAGCTGCGCAGTGTTTGGCTGGTAG
- the pnp gene encoding polyribonucleotide nucleotidyltransferase, producing the protein MNPVIKKFQFGQSTVTLETGRIARQASGAVLVTVDDDVSVLVTVVGAKQADPGKGFFPLSVHYQEKTYAAGKIPGGFFKREGRPSEKETLTSRLIDRPIRPLFPEGFMNEVQVVCTVVSTSKKTDPDIAAMIGTSAALAISGIPFDGPIGAARVAFHESTGYLLNPTYEQQAASSLDMVVAGTSDAVLMVESEAKELTEDQMLGAVLFAHDEFQVVINAVKELAAEAAKPTWNWAPQPEATELLGAIRAEFGDAISQAYTITVKADRYARLGELKDQVVAKLSGEEGQPSSSEVKAAFGEIEYRTVRENIVNGKPRIDGRDTKTVRPLNIEVGVLPKTHGSALFTRGETQALVVATLGTARDAQLLDTLEGEKKDPFMLHYNFPPFSVGECGRMGGAGRREIGHGRLARRSVSAMLPAADVFPYTIRVVSEITESNGSSSMASVCGASLALMDAGVPMKAPVAGIAMGLVKEGEKFAVLTDILGDEDHLGDMDFKVAGTAKGVTALQMDIKIKGITEEIMEIALGQALEARLNILGQMNQIIGQSRTELSANAPTMIAMKIDTDKIRDVIGKGGATIRAICEETKASIDIEDDGSIKIFGETKEAAEAARQRVLGITAEAEIGKIYVGKVERIVDFGAFVNILPGKDGLVHISMLSDARVEKVTDILKEGQEVEVLVLDVDNRGRIKLSIKDVAAAKASGV; encoded by the coding sequence GTGAACCCGGTAATCAAAAAATTCCAGTTCGGTCAATCGACCGTTACCCTCGAGACTGGCCGTATCGCCCGTCAGGCCTCCGGCGCAGTATTGGTCACCGTTGACGACGACGTCAGCGTATTGGTGACTGTAGTCGGTGCAAAACAAGCCGATCCAGGCAAGGGCTTCTTCCCTCTGTCCGTTCACTACCAGGAAAAGACTTACGCTGCCGGTAAGATCCCTGGCGGTTTCTTCAAGCGCGAAGGCCGTCCTTCCGAGAAAGAAACCCTGACTTCCCGACTGATCGACCGTCCGATCCGTCCGCTGTTCCCAGAAGGCTTCATGAACGAAGTGCAGGTTGTCTGCACCGTCGTTTCCACCAGCAAGAAAACCGATCCGGACATCGCTGCGATGATCGGTACTTCGGCTGCCCTGGCCATCTCGGGTATTCCGTTTGACGGTCCGATCGGCGCCGCTCGCGTAGCTTTCCACGAAAGCACCGGCTACCTGCTGAACCCGACTTACGAGCAGCAAGCTGCTTCGAGCCTGGACATGGTCGTTGCCGGTACTTCGGACGCCGTGCTGATGGTTGAATCGGAAGCCAAAGAGCTGACCGAAGACCAGATGCTGGGCGCGGTACTGTTTGCTCACGACGAATTCCAGGTTGTGATCAACGCTGTCAAAGAACTGGCTGCCGAAGCTGCCAAACCAACCTGGAACTGGGCTCCACAGCCAGAAGCCACCGAACTGCTGGGCGCTATCCGTGCCGAGTTCGGCGACGCGATCTCCCAGGCTTACACCATCACCGTCAAGGCCGACCGTTATGCGCGTCTGGGCGAGTTGAAGGACCAGGTTGTTGCCAAGCTGTCCGGTGAAGAAGGTCAGCCTTCGTCCAGCGAAGTCAAAGCTGCTTTCGGCGAAATCGAATACCGCACCGTTCGCGAAAACATCGTTAACGGCAAGCCACGTATCGACGGTCGCGACACCAAGACCGTACGTCCGCTGAACATCGAAGTCGGCGTTCTGCCGAAGACTCACGGTTCGGCACTGTTCACCCGTGGTGAAACTCAGGCTCTGGTAGTCGCGACTCTGGGTACTGCCCGTGACGCACAGCTGCTGGACACCCTGGAAGGCGAGAAAAAAGACCCGTTCATGCTGCACTACAACTTCCCTCCGTTCTCGGTGGGCGAGTGTGGTCGCATGGGTGGCGCTGGTCGTCGTGAAATCGGTCACGGCCGTCTGGCCCGTCGTTCGGTTTCGGCCATGCTGCCTGCCGCTGACGTGTTCCCGTACACCATTCGTGTGGTTTCGGAAATCACCGAATCCAACGGTTCGAGCTCGATGGCTTCCGTTTGCGGCGCTTCCCTGGCCCTGATGGACGCTGGTGTACCGATGAAGGCACCGGTTGCCGGTATCGCCATGGGTCTGGTTAAGGAGGGCGAGAAGTTCGCAGTCCTGACCGACATCCTTGGTGACGAAGACCACCTGGGCGACATGGACTTCAAAGTAGCCGGTACCGCCAAAGGCGTTACTGCGCTGCAGATGGACATCAAGATCAAGGGCATCACCGAAGAAATCATGGAAATCGCTCTGGGCCAAGCCCTGGAAGCGCGCCTGAACATCCTCGGTCAGATGAACCAGATCATCGGCCAGTCGCGTACCGAGCTGTCGGCCAACGCTCCGACCATGATCGCGATGAAGATCGACACCGACAAAATCCGTGACGTTATCGGTAAAGGTGGCGCGACCATCCGTGCGATCTGCGAAGAAACCAAGGCCTCGATCGACATCGAAGACGACGGTTCGATCAAGATCTTCGGCGAAACCAAGGAAGCGGCTGAAGCAGCACGCCAGCGCGTTCTGGGTATCACCGCTGAAGCCGAGATCGGCAAGATCTACGTCGGCAAGGTTGAGCGCATCGTCGACTTCGGCGCATTCGTCAACATCCTGCCGGGCAAGGACGGTCTGGTGCATATCTCGATGCTGAGCGACGCTCGCGTAGAGAAAGTGACCGACATCCTGAAAGAAGGCCAGGAAGTGGAAGTGCTGGTACTGGACGTGGACAACCGCGGCCGTATCAAGCTGTCCATCAAAGACGTGGCAGCGGCCAAAGCTTCGGGCGTTTAA
- a CDS encoding DUF6388 family protein — protein sequence MTELTQEQRHEKALEKYILDVPDLKEEIKDLSPDDQKDQIQWAFEDEAEAQGLQPWELTLKYTSTPEEFEAQRLVLHKEAAEVLGVEWDEYCEMNNLVV from the coding sequence ATGACCGAATTAACTCAAGAGCAACGTCACGAAAAAGCGCTGGAAAAGTACATTCTGGACGTACCGGACCTGAAGGAAGAGATCAAGGACCTGAGTCCTGATGATCAGAAGGACCAGATCCAGTGGGCGTTCGAAGACGAGGCCGAAGCTCAGGGCTTACAGCCATGGGAGCTGACACTCAAGTACACCAGCACCCCTGAAGAATTCGAGGCGCAACGCCTCGTATTGCACAAAGAGGCGGCCGAAGTATTGGGCGTCGAATGGGACGAGTACTGCGAGATGAACAATCTGGTGGTCTGA
- the nadC gene encoding carboxylating nicotinate-nucleotide diphosphorylase: MPNLRLADLTAEIEANVRRALLEDIGSGDITAQLIPAERLAKATIITRDAAVVCGTAWVDAVFRQLDPRVAVHWQVADGERVKPNQPLFHLEGPARSLLTGERSALNFLQLLSGVATRAQYLADFVGTTQVKLLDTRKTLPGLRLAQKYAVTCGGCHNHRIGLYDAFLIKENHIAASGGIAQAIAAAHKIAPGKPVEIEVESLDELKEALAASADIIMLDELSLDDMREAVRLNGGKAKLEASGGINESTLLPIAETGVDYISIGAMTKDVKAVDLSMRLSL; the protein is encoded by the coding sequence ATGCCGAATCTACGTCTCGCCGATTTGACCGCCGAAATCGAAGCCAACGTGCGCCGTGCGTTGCTCGAAGACATCGGCAGCGGCGACATCACCGCGCAATTGATCCCGGCCGAACGTCTGGCCAAAGCCACCATCATTACTCGCGACGCCGCCGTTGTTTGCGGCACTGCCTGGGTCGATGCCGTGTTTCGTCAGCTCGATCCGCGGGTGGCGGTGCACTGGCAAGTCGCTGACGGCGAACGGGTCAAACCGAACCAGCCACTGTTTCACCTGGAAGGCCCGGCCCGCTCGCTGTTGACCGGTGAACGCAGTGCGCTGAATTTCCTTCAGCTGCTGTCTGGCGTAGCGACACGTGCGCAGTACCTGGCTGACTTCGTCGGGACGACTCAGGTCAAACTGCTCGACACTCGCAAGACTCTGCCTGGCTTGCGTCTGGCACAGAAATACGCCGTAACCTGCGGCGGCTGCCACAACCACCGCATCGGTCTGTACGACGCGTTCCTGATCAAGGAAAACCACATCGCCGCCAGCGGAGGCATCGCGCAGGCTATTGCTGCCGCGCACAAGATCGCCCCGGGCAAACCGGTGGAAATCGAAGTGGAAAGTCTGGATGAGCTGAAAGAAGCGTTAGCGGCCAGCGCTGACATCATCATGCTCGATGAGCTGAGCCTGGACGATATGCGCGAAGCGGTGCGCCTGAACGGCGGCAAGGCGAAACTGGAAGCCAGCGGCGGGATCAACGAAAGCACTCTGCTGCCAATCGCCGAGACCGGGGTGGATTACATCTCGATTGGTGCGATGACCAAGGATGTCAAAGCAGTAGATCTGTCGATGCGACTGAGTCTCTGA
- the rpsO gene encoding 30S ribosomal protein S15 encodes MALDVQEKAQIVADYQQAVGDTGSPEVQVALLTHNINKLQGHFKANGKDHHSRRGLIRMVNQRRKLLDYLKGKDLGRYQTLIGRLGLRR; translated from the coding sequence ATGGCTCTCGACGTTCAAGAAAAAGCTCAAATCGTTGCTGACTACCAGCAAGCTGTTGGTGACACTGGTTCGCCAGAAGTGCAAGTTGCACTGCTGACCCACAACATCAACAAACTGCAAGGTCACTTCAAGGCCAACGGTAAAGATCACCACTCCCGTCGTGGTCTGATCCGCATGGTAAACCAGCGCCGCAAGCTGCTGGACTACCTGAAAGGCAAGGATCTGGGTCGTTATCAGACTCTGATCGGTCGCCTGGGTCTGCGTCGCTAA
- the ampE gene encoding regulatory signaling modulator protein AmpE, with protein sequence MSFLVLLLAVWIEKFSALRHRVQRDGGWIRELHKLESSERLATQPWLVLTILVLLPVALLGLLLVVLEPVAYGLLALPVHLLVVIYSLGRGDLLGGLGPFRDAWRREDLQAAAHVANRDLNICADSGEQLLDRVQGHLLWQAYQSFFAVIFWYFVLGPVAALAYRLLALAEENGQNQALVERAAQLRHAFDWLPVRLLAASFALVGNFVAVSRVMLHELLNWNISAAQLINKVGLVAGEIPPPVVGPDGINTLDCLWELLLRAAVLWYAGFALWTVLIH encoded by the coding sequence ATGAGTTTTCTGGTGTTACTGCTGGCGGTCTGGATCGAGAAGTTCTCGGCCCTGCGCCATCGGGTTCAACGCGATGGCGGATGGATCCGCGAACTGCACAAACTCGAAAGCAGCGAGCGACTGGCGACACAGCCATGGCTGGTGCTGACGATTCTGGTGCTGCTGCCAGTGGCCCTTTTGGGATTGTTGCTGGTGGTGCTGGAACCGGTAGCCTATGGCTTGCTGGCCTTGCCGGTGCATTTGCTGGTGGTGATTTACAGTCTTGGGCGTGGCGATTTGCTTGGCGGTCTCGGGCCGTTTCGCGATGCCTGGCGCCGTGAAGACCTGCAAGCGGCGGCGCATGTCGCCAATCGTGATCTGAATATCTGCGCCGACAGTGGCGAGCAATTGCTCGACCGGGTGCAGGGGCATCTGCTGTGGCAGGCCTATCAGAGTTTCTTTGCGGTGATTTTCTGGTATTTCGTGCTCGGTCCGGTGGCGGCGCTGGCTTATCGCTTGTTGGCGCTGGCTGAAGAAAACGGGCAAAACCAGGCGTTGGTCGAGCGTGCTGCGCAGTTGCGCCATGCGTTCGATTGGCTGCCGGTGCGCCTGCTGGCGGCGAGTTTTGCCTTGGTCGGCAACTTCGTTGCGGTCAGTCGGGTGATGCTGCATGAATTGCTCAACTGGAACATCAGTGCTGCACAACTGATCAACAAGGTCGGCTTGGTCGCCGGGGAAATCCCGCCGCCGGTTGTCGGCCCGGACGGCATCAACACCCTGGATTGCCTGTGGGAACTGCTGCTGCGTGCGGCAGTGCTGTGGTATGCCGGGTTTGCCTTGTGGACCGTTTTGATCCACTGA
- a CDS encoding methyl-accepting chemotaxis protein, translating into MKSLLYPAVSLMNRLSFGMKFSLISVLFLVPMLVTNFYLVRDSYREFQGTRVELQSLDLLGSSLTLRRDLETLNNLVQINVTLGQSGKAGNVESQISSLEQAVLTRLQGLTAMSDDPEQIKVFDGKRDEMIAAFKAQQAENSLQSKSALIGKLLASAQIFSQIITSQAGLSRDNQGDIRQLSELVTLITPTVTQTLGEGRAMGSYSLGQGFLNSSSSTRFDELLVQIEKLQAEYGLKLQDALGSSKAARESLSAQADSSKASLKQASELFEEQVVMADTLDAPWQAFYEQVTGLMDKTYQLNEATLKFLDTQLQQRLAQNRTHMVLQAVALSVVFVLIFYLYGGFYASTRTTLKRLGAMMDKVAAGDMTVNFKANSRDELGELGEVFNGTVRKIHDLIERVGHTVSEVERQAGQVENVSAQSNQAVAGQRTQIEQVATAMNQMSATSLEVARSTAAAVSSAHSVNDETISGRGLVESQQGSIAALASEIDQSVLVINQLASDSQSISRVLEVIKSIAEQTNLLALNAAIEAARAGEQGRGFAVVADEVRTLAKRTQQSTEEIEQMIAKLHGGVGAAVKAMGVSHQMANGTVGQSEKVQQALENILGAVGMIVDQNQQIAAAVEQQTAVAHDIDQNIVEINRAGERTAQGAHQTEDASRALSAQVVELKQLISAFRV; encoded by the coding sequence GTGAAGAGCTTGCTCTATCCCGCCGTCTCGCTGATGAACCGTCTGAGCTTCGGCATGAAGTTCAGCCTGATCAGCGTGCTGTTTCTGGTACCAATGCTGGTGACCAATTTCTATCTGGTGCGCGATTCCTATCGCGAGTTCCAGGGCACTCGCGTCGAGTTGCAAAGCCTCGACCTGCTCGGTAGCAGCCTGACCCTGCGCCGGGATCTGGAGACGCTGAACAATCTGGTGCAGATCAACGTCACCCTCGGCCAGTCCGGTAAGGCCGGCAATGTCGAATCGCAGATCAGCAGCCTCGAACAAGCTGTGTTGACGCGCCTGCAAGGGCTGACGGCAATGAGCGACGATCCAGAGCAGATCAAGGTATTCGACGGCAAACGCGATGAAATGATTGCCGCGTTCAAGGCGCAGCAAGCGGAAAACTCCCTGCAAAGCAAAAGTGCACTGATCGGCAAGTTGCTCGCCAGTGCGCAGATTTTCAGTCAGATCATCACCAGCCAGGCCGGTCTGAGCCGCGACAATCAGGGCGACATTCGTCAGCTCAGCGAACTGGTCACGCTGATTACACCGACGGTGACGCAGACCCTCGGCGAAGGCCGGGCCATGGGCTCGTATTCGTTGGGGCAGGGCTTTCTCAACAGTTCGTCGAGTACGCGTTTTGACGAGTTGCTGGTGCAGATCGAAAAGCTTCAGGCGGAATATGGCTTGAAGCTGCAGGACGCACTCGGTTCCAGCAAAGCCGCGCGTGAATCCCTTAGCGCGCAGGCCGACAGCAGCAAGGCGTCGTTGAAGCAGGCGAGCGAGTTGTTCGAAGAACAAGTGGTGATGGCCGACACGCTCGATGCGCCGTGGCAGGCGTTTTATGAGCAGGTCACCGGGCTGATGGACAAGACCTACCAGCTCAACGAAGCCACTCTGAAGTTCCTCGACACCCAATTGCAACAGCGCTTGGCGCAGAACCGCACGCACATGGTTTTGCAGGCCGTGGCGCTGTCGGTGGTGTTCGTGCTGATTTTTTATCTCTACGGCGGCTTCTACGCCTCGACCCGCACCACGCTCAAACGTCTTGGCGCGATGATGGACAAGGTCGCGGCGGGCGATATGACGGTCAACTTCAAGGCCAACAGCCGCGATGAATTGGGTGAGTTGGGCGAGGTGTTCAACGGCACGGTGAGGAAGATCCACGATTTGATCGAGCGGGTCGGCCATACCGTCAGCGAAGTCGAGCGTCAGGCCGGGCAAGTTGAAAATGTCTCGGCGCAAAGCAATCAGGCGGTGGCCGGCCAGCGTACGCAAATCGAGCAAGTGGCCACCGCGATGAACCAGATGTCGGCGACCTCACTGGAAGTGGCGCGCAGTACGGCCGCGGCGGTGAGCAGTGCCCACAGCGTGAATGACGAGACCATCAGCGGGCGCGGTCTGGTGGAGTCGCAACAGGGCAGCATCGCTGCGCTGGCCAGCGAAATCGATCAGTCGGTGCTGGTGATCAACCAGCTCGCCAGCGATAGCCAGTCGATCAGCCGCGTACTGGAAGTGATCAAGAGCATCGCTGAACAGACCAATCTGCTGGCGCTCAACGCTGCGATCGAGGCGGCCCGGGCGGGTGAGCAGGGGCGCGGTTTTGCGGTAGTCGCGGATGAAGTGCGCACCCTGGCCAAACGTACCCAACAGTCGACCGAAGAGATCGAACAGATGATCGCCAAGCTTCACGGCGGCGTCGGCGCGGCGGTGAAAGCCATGGGCGTCAGCCATCAGATGGCCAACGGCACGGTCGGGCAGTCGGAAAAGGTCCAGCAGGCATTGGAAAACATCCTCGGTGCCGTGGGCATGATCGTCGACCAGAACCAGCAGATTGCCGCCGCCGTCGAGCAGCAAACGGCAGTGGCGCATGACATCGACCAGAACATCGTCGAGATCAACCGCGCCGGTGAACGCACAGCGCAAGGCGCACACCAGACCGAAGACGCCAGTCGGGCGTTGTCTGCCCAGGTGGTAGAGCTCAAACAGTTGATCAGCGCGTTCCGTGTCTGA
- the ampD gene encoding 1,6-anhydro-N-acetylmuramyl-L-alanine amidase AmpD — MQLDPASGWCHGVQVCPSPNFNERPAGEISLLVIHNISLPPAQFATGKVQEFFQNRLDVNEHPYFAGIADLRVSAHFLIERDGSVTQFVSCLERAWHAGVSIFEGRETCNDFSVGIELEGTDDLPFTDAQYQALTALTRQLQRAFPAITGARICGHSDIAPGRKTDPGPAFDWARYRAALAQEEGQ; from the coding sequence ATGCAGTTGGATCCCGCTAGCGGGTGGTGTCACGGGGTGCAGGTCTGCCCATCGCCCAACTTCAATGAACGCCCTGCGGGCGAAATTTCCCTGTTGGTGATCCACAACATCAGCCTGCCGCCGGCGCAGTTCGCCACCGGCAAGGTGCAGGAATTTTTCCAGAATCGTCTGGATGTCAACGAACATCCCTACTTTGCAGGGATTGCCGACCTACGGGTCTCGGCGCATTTTCTGATCGAACGTGACGGCAGCGTTACCCAGTTTGTCTCCTGTCTTGAGCGGGCGTGGCATGCTGGCGTGTCGATCTTCGAGGGACGCGAAACCTGTAACGATTTTTCCGTGGGCATCGAACTCGAAGGCACCGATGATCTGCCGTTCACCGACGCGCAGTATCAGGCGTTGACGGCGCTGACGCGCCAGTTGCAAAGAGCATTTCCGGCTATCACCGGCGCCCGCATTTGCGGGCACAGCGACATTGCACCCGGGCGCAAGACCGATCCTGGCCCGGCATTCGACTGGGCGCGTTACCGCGCAGCCCTGGCACAAGAGGAAGGACAATGA